In one window of Eggerthella guodeyinii DNA:
- a CDS encoding TIGR04076 family protein, translating to MNKVRITVLKTTLDEELAAEFGVEGLKACPMLEAGQVFQADYAKPEGFCDEAWKAIYQYVFALAHGVGQDGGLFYYGDWIRKPGVAVCSCNDGLRPVIFKLEATGEESALDYEPVR from the coding sequence TCAAGACGACGCTCGACGAGGAGCTGGCGGCCGAGTTCGGCGTGGAGGGCCTCAAGGCGTGCCCGATGCTCGAGGCCGGCCAGGTGTTTCAAGCCGACTACGCGAAGCCCGAGGGCTTCTGCGACGAGGCGTGGAAGGCCATCTACCAGTACGTGTTCGCGCTGGCGCACGGGGTGGGCCAGGACGGCGGCCTGTTCTATTACGGCGACTGGATTCGCAAACCGGGCGTGGCCGTGTGCAGCTGCAACGACGGCCTGCGACCGGTTATCTTCAAGCTGGAAGCCACGGGCGAGGAATCGGCCCTCGACTACGAGCCGGTGCGCTAG